In Alteromonas sp. V450, the following proteins share a genomic window:
- a CDS encoding DUF3570 domain-containing protein, giving the protein MGATKRWLAAIAILASQSATAAVLPQDRSDVMYHSYSGDGVSIDGPSVLLRKKIGNKVSLSANYYVDAISGASIDVRAQASKYQEERTETTIGADFLHNKTLMNLSYTNSSENDFEANSYHLSFSQDFFGDLTTLAVSYSRGDDEIRRVGDESFLEEASRQKFGVGLTQVVSKNMIVGFNAENVSDEGYLNNPYRAIRYRDQNSARGFSFVTEVYPNTRVSNAFSINANYYLPYRASIYGDIRYYSDTWGIEATNAKLGYIHTFGKAWILDAHIRFYQQDKANFYQDLFNRPDEFTFMARDKELSTYSGVSGGIGVTYQWQFSSDAFLEKSTFNFEFDYMQFNYDDFRDATAGGPVGEEALFSFSANVIRAYVSIWY; this is encoded by the coding sequence GTGGGTGCAACTAAGCGCTGGCTAGCCGCAATTGCGATCTTGGCGAGCCAAAGTGCAACTGCGGCGGTTCTGCCACAAGACCGGTCAGATGTTATGTACCATAGCTACTCTGGCGACGGTGTATCCATTGATGGCCCGTCTGTGTTGTTACGTAAAAAAATCGGTAATAAAGTCTCCTTGTCCGCAAATTATTATGTAGATGCCATTTCTGGGGCTTCCATTGATGTGCGTGCACAAGCAAGTAAGTATCAAGAAGAGCGTACCGAGACAACCATTGGCGCTGACTTTCTTCACAATAAAACATTGATGAATTTAAGTTACACCAATTCAAGTGAAAATGATTTTGAAGCCAATTCATACCACCTTAGCTTTAGCCAAGACTTTTTCGGAGACTTAACCACACTTGCCGTAAGTTATTCTAGAGGGGATGATGAAATTCGTCGTGTTGGCGACGAAAGTTTTTTGGAAGAAGCATCACGACAGAAGTTTGGCGTGGGCCTGACACAGGTTGTTTCCAAAAACATGATAGTGGGCTTTAACGCAGAAAACGTATCAGATGAAGGTTATCTAAATAACCCCTATCGCGCTATTCGTTATCGTGATCAAAATAGCGCACGGGGCTTTTCTTTTGTGACTGAGGTGTATCCAAATACACGGGTAAGTAATGCATTTTCTATTAACGCAAATTATTACCTGCCTTACCGTGCGAGTATTTATGGCGATATAAGGTACTACTCAGATACGTGGGGAATTGAAGCCACAAATGCAAAACTTGGCTACATACATACCTTTGGTAAGGCGTGGATATTAGACGCTCACATTCGGTTTTATCAGCAGGACAAAGCAAACTTTTATCAAGATCTTTTTAATAGGCCTGACGAGTTCACTTTTATGGCTCGTGATAAGGAACTTTCTACCTACTCAGGTGTGTCTGGCGGCATAGGTGTTACCTATCAATGGCAGTTTTCATCAGACGCATTTTTAGAGAAAAGTACGTTTAACTTCGAATTTGATTACATGCAGTTCAATTACGATGACTTTCGTGATGCAACGGCCGGAGGTCCTGTCGGTGAAGAAGCTTTGTTTAGCTTTTCTGCCAATGTGATCCGCGCCTATGTGTCTATATGGTATTAG
- a CDS encoding DUF4266 domain-containing protein, producing MQKNIRTSLLFLASIFATSGCVSTFDEITQIEPWVKPYERSNLADPIMSMNRNPVATAYMKHVFEAREGARGADGGAGGGCGCN from the coding sequence ATGCAAAAAAATATTCGGACTTCTTTGCTATTTTTGGCCTCTATTTTTGCCACCTCTGGCTGTGTGAGTACATTTGATGAAATTACTCAAATCGAGCCTTGGGTCAAACCCTATGAACGCAGTAATCTTGCTGACCCCATTATGAGTATGAACCGCAATCCTGTAGCGACGGCTTATATGAAACACGTTTTTGAGGCCCGAGAGGGAGCGAGAGGCGCAGATGGTGGAGCGGGAGGTGGTTGTGGGTGCAACTAA
- a CDS encoding TlpA disulfide reductase family protein — MKVKSLDPIIGLIVCVALLLSAALLTGAEANAATKNTPASDFTLKGRDGANHRLSEEIGNIVIVNFWASWCGPCREELPAFEALHQEYADLGVTIYGVNVDDAPEKANVLLKDIKVSFPVLYDTNGEVSKLYEVSAMPTTVMVDRDGNTRLIHKGYKSGDEKRYEKVIKALLRE; from the coding sequence ATGAAAGTTAAGAGTTTAGATCCCATTATCGGCCTTATTGTGTGTGTTGCGCTTTTGTTGAGCGCTGCCTTGTTAACAGGCGCTGAGGCTAACGCTGCAACCAAAAATACACCAGCATCAGACTTTACCCTCAAAGGGCGAGACGGTGCCAACCATCGACTGAGTGAAGAAATAGGCAATATCGTAATCGTAAATTTCTGGGCATCGTGGTGTGGCCCGTGTCGAGAAGAGTTACCGGCATTTGAGGCACTGCATCAAGAATATGCTGATTTAGGTGTGACGATATACGGTGTGAATGTCGATGACGCGCCGGAAAAAGCCAATGTGTTGTTGAAAGATATTAAGGTGAGTTTCCCTGTGCTGTATGACACCAATGGCGAAGTGAGTAAGCTTTATGAGGTTTCTGCTATGCCTACAACGGTAATGGTCGATCGGGACGGCAATACGCGCTTGATTCACAAGGGCTATAAATCGGGCGATGAAAAACGATACGAAAAAGTCATCAAAGCGTTGCTAAGGGAATAA
- a CDS encoding outer membrane beta-barrel domain-containing protein produces the protein MDVRSFCVLLSGVGALLVSAYTNAQQTPVIEPDLDRREIREADIDSENMEIGLFAGQVSIEDFSSSAIVGVTLGYHITENIFAEASYAQADAGETSFEILSGGAPFLTDDEREYRYYDLSVGYNANGELFITDNTVFNTDLYFTIGGGNTDFGGDSQFTVSVGAGYRVLFTDFFALRLDVRDRIFNSELIGEEKNTHNIQYTLGATFFF, from the coding sequence ATGGACGTTAGGTCTTTCTGTGTTCTTTTAAGTGGTGTAGGTGCGCTTTTAGTCAGTGCGTATACAAATGCACAGCAAACCCCTGTGATCGAACCAGATTTGGATCGCCGCGAGATACGAGAAGCCGACATCGATAGCGAAAATATGGAAATAGGCCTCTTTGCGGGTCAAGTGAGCATTGAAGACTTTTCATCCTCTGCGATAGTAGGCGTAACGCTTGGTTACCATATTACTGAGAATATCTTCGCGGAAGCGAGCTATGCCCAAGCAGATGCGGGAGAAACCAGCTTTGAAATACTGTCAGGTGGCGCACCATTTCTAACCGATGATGAGCGTGAATACCGTTATTACGACTTATCTGTTGGATACAACGCAAATGGAGAACTGTTTATCACTGATAACACGGTTTTCAACACCGATTTGTATTTCACGATAGGTGGAGGCAACACAGATTTTGGCGGAGATAGTCAGTTTACCGTCAGTGTGGGTGCTGGCTATCGTGTGTTATTTACCGACTTTTTTGCCCTTCGTCTGGATGTGCGAGATCGCATTTTCAACAGCGAGTTGATAGGCGAAGAAAAAAATACCCACAACATTCAGTACACCCTTGGTGCTACGTTCTTTTTTTGA
- a CDS encoding SH3 domain-containing protein, with product MNKVSLFIGFVLLMLGVSCFDEARAADELNVKVVEQYVDMHTGPASEFPVFHVIKKGEIVSVLKSHTGWYKIRTADEKLGWIAKSAMAATLGIDDRQLQLPERNFSSYTDRTWEFGVHGGQLENVSLMTVSAAWVLTENIAVEISAGQALGDFSDNKLWLVRLQHYTFPEWQLSPYFTLGAGQIRTEPSATLVQSGAEARTNDLLEVGAGARYYLTKNFVFRAEYKRLTALTERDELEELNQWTLGLSVFF from the coding sequence ATGAATAAAGTTTCGTTGTTTATTGGTTTTGTCTTGCTGATGCTAGGTGTGAGCTGTTTTGATGAAGCTCGCGCTGCCGACGAGTTGAACGTTAAAGTGGTTGAGCAATATGTAGATATGCATACAGGTCCTGCTTCGGAATTTCCCGTATTCCACGTGATTAAAAAGGGCGAGATCGTATCGGTTTTAAAGTCACACACAGGTTGGTACAAAATACGTACTGCCGATGAGAAGCTTGGGTGGATTGCCAAAAGTGCGATGGCTGCAACGCTTGGCATAGACGACCGCCAGCTCCAATTACCCGAGCGCAACTTCTCAAGTTATACCGACCGCACGTGGGAATTTGGTGTACATGGGGGGCAGCTAGAAAACGTCAGCCTCATGACAGTCAGCGCAGCTTGGGTGCTTACCGAGAATATTGCTGTAGAGATCAGCGCCGGACAAGCATTAGGTGACTTTTCAGATAACAAGTTATGGCTGGTCAGGCTACAACATTATACGTTTCCCGAATGGCAATTGTCGCCATACTTTACGCTGGGCGCAGGGCAAATCCGGACGGAGCCTAGTGCAACATTGGTGCAAAGTGGGGCGGAAGCAAGAACCAATGACCTACTAGAAGTGGGGGCCGGTGCGAGGTATTACCTAACCAAAAACTTCGTGTTTAGGGCTGAATATAAGCGATTGACGGCGTTAACTGAACGCGATGAATTAGAGGAGTTGAATCAATGGACGTTAGGTCTTTCTGTGTTCTTTTAA
- a CDS encoding LamG domain-containing protein → MPQNITRASAFRCLTIISFIIALFACGGSDTVVEPNPLPPPTEQPVVNYTGPAPSTDDVANFKQALWDNIATVERCGACHTQGAQSPTFARNDDINLAYADTGNLVELSQPSESRLVSKVAGGHNCWLTSGTACADIMTAWITEWASSSEQLNQATEIELQAPPINIPGATKNFPESPALFESTVYPLLQTYCASCHTNSATIPISPYFSSSDINEAYEAAKDRINLDAPANSRFVVRLRDEFHNCWSDCESDGTTLQEAIESLADGIELTELDPNLISSNALSLFEGTLASGGGRYEQNTIAKWEFKTGSGNTAFDTSGIDPALDLTLSGTYNWVGGYGIQLNGGKAQGSTSNSKKLYDLILGSGEFAIEAWVAPANVTQEGPARIVSYSGGRDRRNFTLGQTLYNYDMLLRSANTDINGEPALSTEDAAEVLQAALQHVVVNYDANNRRRIYVNGEYTGDVDPIEGGNLLDWDDSFAFVLGSEVSGESEWAGTIRMVAIHNRTLSDDEIIKNFDAGVGQQYYLLFGVSDLIDVPDSYIVFEVSQFDSFSYLFAEPFFISLDSSPTIPDISVQGMRIGINGRESFAGQVFSTLDTRISADSYSPISGTALSRQGTIIPLEKGPELDEFFLTFEVLGNNRNVRVAATPPAPAEQSDLTPQPDIGTKHFSEINASMSVLTTVPMNTPSVHNTFVQLKQQLPSVTDITSFLASNQMAVTQLAIRYCDTLVETDSLRNAYFPDFDFNQPANTAFSGEARNNMLDPIISTMLQSNIETQADSMLVRGEINQLVDRLTSCGTGSNCNAQYTRTVVKASCAAVLGSATMLIQ, encoded by the coding sequence ATGCCCCAAAATATAACGCGCGCGTCAGCGTTTCGCTGCCTAACTATTATCAGCTTCATCATTGCCCTTTTTGCGTGTGGAGGCAGCGACACAGTTGTAGAGCCGAATCCGCTTCCGCCCCCCACTGAACAGCCCGTAGTGAATTACACAGGCCCCGCACCAAGCACTGACGATGTTGCTAATTTCAAGCAAGCATTATGGGATAATATAGCGACTGTAGAGCGCTGTGGTGCTTGCCATACGCAAGGAGCGCAGTCTCCAACATTTGCTCGTAATGACGATATTAACCTTGCTTATGCCGATACCGGTAACTTAGTTGAACTAAGTCAGCCCAGTGAGTCTAGACTCGTTAGCAAAGTTGCTGGTGGACACAACTGCTGGCTTACTAGCGGCACCGCTTGTGCAGATATAATGACCGCATGGATAACTGAATGGGCAAGTTCATCAGAGCAGCTGAACCAGGCGACAGAGATTGAATTGCAAGCGCCTCCTATCAACATACCAGGCGCGACGAAAAACTTTCCCGAAAGCCCTGCGCTTTTTGAGTCTACCGTCTATCCACTATTGCAAACCTACTGTGCTAGTTGCCACACAAATAGTGCCACTATTCCTATCTCACCGTATTTCTCTTCAAGTGATATCAATGAAGCGTATGAAGCAGCAAAAGACAGAATTAACCTAGACGCGCCGGCTAATTCTCGTTTTGTCGTTCGTCTTCGTGACGAATTCCATAATTGCTGGAGCGATTGCGAGTCGGATGGAACAACGTTACAAGAGGCAATTGAGAGCCTGGCTGACGGGATTGAACTTACCGAGTTAGACCCAAATTTAATCAGCTCTAACGCCCTGTCATTATTCGAAGGTACGCTGGCGAGTGGAGGGGGTAGATATGAGCAAAATACCATAGCCAAATGGGAGTTTAAAACGGGTTCAGGTAACACGGCTTTTGATACATCAGGTATAGACCCTGCCCTAGACCTCACCTTATCTGGAACCTATAACTGGGTTGGCGGCTACGGCATCCAGTTGAATGGTGGTAAAGCCCAAGGGAGTACATCAAACAGTAAAAAACTTTACGACCTTATCTTGGGTAGCGGCGAGTTTGCCATTGAAGCCTGGGTGGCCCCTGCCAATGTGACACAAGAGGGACCTGCTCGAATTGTGAGCTATTCAGGCGGACGAGACAGACGCAACTTTACTTTGGGACAGACACTTTATAATTACGACATGTTGTTGCGCTCTGCGAACACTGACATCAATGGTGAGCCTGCGCTTTCAACTGAAGATGCTGCAGAAGTGCTACAAGCCGCACTACAGCATGTGGTGGTTAACTATGATGCTAATAATCGCCGTCGCATTTACGTTAACGGTGAATACACGGGTGATGTTGACCCGATAGAAGGCGGCAACCTACTCGATTGGGACGACAGTTTCGCATTCGTGCTTGGGAGCGAAGTGTCAGGTGAGAGCGAGTGGGCTGGCACCATTAGAATGGTGGCCATTCACAACCGTACCTTGTCTGACGATGAAATAATTAAAAACTTCGACGCGGGGGTCGGTCAACAATATTATCTTTTATTTGGCGTAAGCGATTTGATTGACGTACCTGACAGCTATATTGTCTTTGAGGTAAGCCAATTTGATTCATTTAGCTACCTTTTTGCTGAACCGTTTTTCATCTCTCTTGATAGTAGCCCAACCATCCCTGATATCTCTGTACAAGGAATGCGAATTGGCATAAACGGTAGAGAGTCGTTTGCTGGCCAGGTGTTCTCTACCTTAGATACTCGTATTAGCGCTGACAGCTACAGTCCTATATCGGGTACCGCACTCTCTCGCCAAGGCACAATTATTCCGTTAGAAAAAGGGCCAGAGTTGGATGAGTTCTTTCTAACTTTTGAAGTACTCGGCAACAATCGAAATGTTAGAGTGGCAGCGACCCCTCCTGCACCTGCAGAGCAATCAGATCTTACGCCTCAGCCAGACATTGGTACAAAACATTTTTCTGAAATCAATGCGTCTATGTCAGTGTTAACAACGGTACCAATGAATACACCGTCGGTTCATAATACGTTTGTTCAACTTAAACAGCAGCTGCCATCGGTAACCGATATAACAAGCTTTTTGGCTTCCAATCAAATGGCTGTCACACAGTTAGCTATTCGCTATTGCGATACTTTGGTTGAAACAGATAGCTTGAGAAATGCCTATTTCCCCGATTTTGACTTCAATCAACCAGCCAATACTGCATTTAGCGGGGAAGCTCGAAATAACATGCTCGACCCTATCATAAGCACTATGTTGCAAAGCAATATTGAGACCCAAGCAGACAGCATGCTGGTACGCGGTGAAATAAACCAACTTGTCGACCGACTTACTTCATGTGGTACGGGTAGCAATTGCAACGCCCAATATACAAGAACCGTAGTGAAAGCGAGTTGTGCCGCCGTGCTAGGTAGCGCCACTATGTTGATACAATAG
- a CDS encoding general secretion pathway protein GspF: protein MAKLTSHFFKKRPKQAASPDAPLYHLDHSKPMTRREFIAQGFCTGAATVMGGSVLSLFAPPHKAHATLSPDLEALKASCGIASQGAGKIPFITFDLAGGANIAGSNVLVGGRGGQLDFLSTAGYSRQGLPGDMVPSIANPDTGLSDFVNSELGLAFHSDSAFLHGILDKVSVTNRANINGAVIPARSENDTGNNPHNPMYGINRAGADGSLLTLIGSRNSDSGGNSMAPAAMIDAAVRPTKIDRPSDVTGLVDTGDLVGLLSQEDSVAVMESIQRISDMKLNKVNTQITADDVIKDMVRCGYVKSADITDRFGDPTTLSPELDPVIVGESGIFSQDEFNGDSEFRKTASVMKLVMNGFAGAGTITMGGYDYHDGSRATGEVRDRRAGRCMGACLEYAARLGTPLMMYVCSDGSVFSNGMIDDSENGRGKGVWTGDNSSTSASFFLVYNPNGAPQLLGANADTKAQHQQLGYMRNDGSVETASTPAANNVNLLVETVILNYLALHGEQGQFAQLFPGHGLGSSALMDSLTAFEPIVSGTI, encoded by the coding sequence ATGGCCAAACTAACGTCACATTTTTTTAAAAAACGTCCTAAGCAAGCTGCCAGCCCTGATGCACCGCTTTATCACCTCGATCATAGCAAGCCTATGACCAGGCGAGAATTTATCGCACAAGGCTTTTGCACTGGTGCAGCCACCGTAATGGGTGGCTCGGTATTAAGCTTGTTTGCCCCCCCCCACAAAGCCCATGCTACGCTATCTCCCGATTTAGAAGCACTAAAAGCCAGCTGTGGAATTGCGTCTCAGGGGGCGGGTAAAATTCCCTTTATCACTTTTGACCTTGCAGGCGGTGCAAATATAGCCGGCTCAAACGTACTTGTTGGTGGTCGCGGCGGGCAGCTAGACTTTTTGAGCACGGCTGGTTACAGCCGGCAAGGTTTGCCCGGAGATATGGTACCTTCAATAGCCAATCCAGACACGGGGCTTTCCGATTTTGTTAACTCAGAGTTGGGCTTGGCATTTCACAGTGACAGTGCCTTTCTACATGGAATTCTAGACAAGGTTAGCGTAACTAACCGGGCTAATATCAATGGTGCTGTTATCCCTGCACGTTCTGAAAATGACACAGGCAACAATCCCCATAATCCAATGTATGGCATAAACAGAGCTGGAGCAGACGGCTCATTACTAACCCTCATTGGCTCTCGCAATAGCGATTCAGGGGGAAATTCTATGGCTCCGGCAGCAATGATTGATGCGGCTGTGCGTCCCACAAAAATAGATAGACCCTCAGACGTAACAGGGCTTGTTGATACTGGCGATCTCGTTGGCTTGCTCAGTCAGGAAGATTCGGTTGCAGTGATGGAGTCTATTCAGCGCATTAGCGATATGAAGCTTAACAAGGTCAATACCCAGATTACCGCTGACGACGTCATTAAAGACATGGTCCGCTGTGGCTATGTTAAAAGCGCAGACATAACTGATCGCTTCGGCGACCCGACTACTCTAAGCCCAGAATTAGATCCAGTTATCGTGGGTGAATCGGGTATTTTCAGTCAGGATGAATTTAATGGCGACAGCGAATTTAGAAAAACCGCATCGGTGATGAAACTGGTAATGAATGGTTTCGCGGGTGCAGGAACGATAACCATGGGTGGTTATGATTATCACGATGGAAGCAGAGCTACTGGCGAAGTGCGTGATAGACGAGCAGGACGATGCATGGGCGCATGTTTAGAATATGCAGCACGCTTAGGTACACCATTAATGATGTATGTTTGTAGCGATGGCTCGGTATTCAGCAACGGCATGATTGACGATTCAGAAAATGGACGTGGAAAAGGAGTGTGGACTGGCGATAATTCATCGACGTCCGCCTCTTTTTTCCTTGTATATAATCCAAATGGCGCTCCTCAGTTATTGGGCGCCAATGCTGATACAAAGGCACAGCATCAACAATTGGGGTACATGCGCAACGATGGTTCGGTAGAAACTGCGTCTACGCCTGCGGCAAATAACGTGAACTTGCTCGTTGAGACCGTCATACTAAATTACTTGGCGTTACATGGCGAGCAAGGGCAGTTTGCTCAACTATTTCCGGGGCATGGCCTAGGCAGTTCTGCCCTTATGGATAGCTTAACCGCGTTTGAACCGATAGTAAGCGGCACAATATAA
- a CDS encoding FAD:protein FMN transferase, which translates to MRKLALLTCLYAFFAHPNATGKWHYGEENIMGTNIEVQVWAEERDKGTAAIEIVFEQMNAVNQLMSPYLASSQLYAINTHAATRPVVVDEALFNVIENAVAFSELSEGAFDITFASVGFMYDYRARAKPSQESIDGALDAINYRHIVLDSTSRSISFLHPDVKIDLGGIAKGYAVDAAIEALAKMGIKHALVTAGGDTRLLGDRRGRPWIVGIRDPRNEDRQAVTLPLENIAISTSGDYERFFEEDGERYHHILSPKTGKSAYEVQSVSIIGPSSLTNDALSTTVFVMGVKAGISLINTLPDYEAIVLDNTRRLHYSNGLTQ; encoded by the coding sequence ATGAGAAAGCTCGCACTGCTGACATGCCTTTACGCTTTTTTTGCGCACCCGAATGCCACTGGTAAATGGCATTATGGGGAAGAAAATATTATGGGAACGAACATTGAGGTCCAAGTGTGGGCAGAGGAGCGTGACAAAGGCACAGCGGCGATTGAGATTGTTTTTGAGCAAATGAACGCTGTAAATCAGCTGATGAGTCCCTATTTAGCGTCAAGCCAACTTTATGCCATTAACACCCATGCGGCAACCAGACCGGTAGTGGTTGATGAAGCACTATTTAACGTCATTGAAAACGCCGTTGCATTCAGTGAATTAAGTGAGGGGGCCTTCGATATAACGTTTGCGAGTGTTGGGTTCATGTATGACTACAGAGCACGCGCAAAACCATCACAAGAAAGTATAGACGGTGCGCTAGACGCAATTAATTACCGTCACATTGTCTTAGACAGCACGTCGCGTTCTATCAGCTTCCTTCACCCTGATGTCAAAATTGATTTAGGTGGTATTGCTAAAGGGTATGCGGTGGATGCCGCTATTGAAGCGCTGGCTAAGATGGGCATCAAGCACGCCCTTGTCACGGCCGGAGGCGATACGCGATTATTAGGTGATAGACGAGGTCGCCCATGGATTGTAGGGATACGAGACCCGAGAAATGAAGATCGCCAGGCGGTTACATTACCTTTGGAAAACATCGCGATATCAACGTCAGGTGACTACGAGCGTTTTTTTGAAGAGGACGGTGAGCGCTATCATCATATCTTGTCGCCAAAGACGGGTAAGTCGGCTTATGAAGTACAGTCGGTCTCTATTATAGGCCCCTCCAGCCTCACGAATGATGCATTGTCTACCACCGTATTTGTTATGGGCGTGAAAGCGGGGATCTCACTGATTAACACATTGCCTGATTATGAAGCTATCGTATTAGACAACACGCGAAGATTGCATTACTCAAACGGGCTAACCCAATAG
- a CDS encoding MFS transporter: MISPSASTVVFKVLFCALLATSVGQSVMLTTLPSMGREANLSEFHIATIMSSSALIFAFGTNVWSKVAKRAGFKRILMVGLTGYSIGTLAFASAWMAGFSGFISGTNLFLALLISRSLQSTIMSATPPSAVGYAVAISSPQARVSAISKVTSASNVGQIVGPAYAGLLVGFGLLVPLYSIVVLTLLALALVFFKLPVLAPSLQHHTPSHPGQNTQPSTKMPYIFVTACVCVFCAMAMMQQSLGFFFIDFYHYTPVEAARQVGFAMMISAAASLTAQFGWVQKGRMSKETMISLALPLLGLAYLLLFIQHSIFVLYIAMILMGLGMGMAYPSLAAAATTYCTPSQQASITGLITATTAMGYVIGPPVAALLYQLNIALPFAVASALIATTACVVFLALRKSNGQS; the protein is encoded by the coding sequence GTGATATCGCCTTCTGCATCTACTGTTGTTTTTAAAGTTCTTTTTTGTGCACTGCTTGCTACGTCTGTGGGCCAAAGCGTTATGCTGACCACGCTCCCCTCTATGGGCCGCGAGGCAAACCTGTCTGAATTTCACATAGCAACAATCATGTCTAGTTCGGCGCTTATTTTCGCATTTGGTACCAATGTTTGGAGTAAGGTAGCAAAGCGGGCCGGGTTTAAGCGTATTCTTATGGTGGGACTTACCGGCTATAGTATAGGAACATTGGCCTTTGCAAGCGCATGGATGGCGGGATTTTCGGGTTTCATTAGCGGCACCAATTTGTTTCTGGCGCTTCTAATAAGTCGCAGTTTACAATCTACAATTATGTCTGCAACGCCTCCCTCGGCCGTGGGTTATGCTGTAGCTATAAGTTCGCCGCAAGCTAGGGTGAGCGCAATTAGCAAAGTAACCTCAGCAAGTAATGTCGGGCAAATTGTTGGGCCCGCATACGCGGGCCTTTTAGTAGGATTTGGTTTACTCGTGCCCTTGTACAGCATTGTTGTGTTGACACTTTTAGCACTGGCATTGGTGTTTTTTAAACTTCCAGTGTTGGCGCCGTCATTACAGCATCATACCCCTTCACATCCAGGCCAGAATACGCAACCATCTACTAAAATGCCTTATATTTTTGTTACCGCATGCGTATGTGTATTTTGCGCTATGGCAATGATGCAGCAATCTTTAGGCTTCTTTTTTATCGACTTTTATCATTACACCCCAGTTGAAGCTGCTAGACAGGTAGGTTTCGCGATGATGATAAGCGCCGCTGCTTCGCTCACTGCGCAATTTGGGTGGGTACAAAAAGGGCGCATGAGTAAAGAAACAATGATCTCATTAGCACTTCCGCTTCTCGGGTTAGCGTACTTATTACTCTTTATTCAACATTCAATATTTGTGCTTTATATCGCAATGATATTGATGGGTTTAGGCATGGGCATGGCGTACCCTTCATTAGCAGCTGCCGCTACCACCTATTGTACACCATCCCAGCAGGCATCAATAACGGGGTTGATTACGGCCACCACCGCCATGGGCTATGTGATAGGGCCTCCTGTCGCTGCACTTCTCTATCAATTAAATATCGCATTGCCTTTTGCTGTGGCGTCGGCATTAATTGCAACTACTGCATGTGTTGTCTTTTTAGCGCTGCGCAAATCAAATGGGCAAAGTTAG
- a CDS encoding siderophore-interacting protein: MSKPQTRQAVVTHSVRITPTMQRVFLSGEDLRTFPAMTAGAYVKLMFDKDGNPLTKPTDMGQVAMRTYTVAHFDADKPEMVLDMVIHSDNGKTGPASAWATSTKPGDVITLAGPGSSKGLNEHYSWVLLAGDMTALPTIRNHLAALPSRAKGYAVIKIEDKQDAVSLERPDGVRVIWEHEKSLPYRLSQLDWLEGDPTVWVACEFSDMRAIRTWLGSEKKVAHERLYISSYWKKGCSEDQHKIEKRQDSEAFAKTLA, translated from the coding sequence ATGTCTAAACCCCAAACTCGCCAGGCTGTTGTGACGCACTCTGTTCGTATAACCCCTACTATGCAGCGCGTCTTTCTAAGTGGTGAAGACCTCCGTACTTTCCCTGCTATGACCGCTGGTGCTTACGTAAAGCTTATGTTTGATAAAGACGGAAACCCGCTTACCAAACCTACAGATATGGGCCAAGTGGCAATGCGTACTTACACGGTTGCTCACTTTGATGCAGATAAACCTGAAATGGTTTTGGATATGGTTATTCATTCAGATAACGGAAAAACAGGGCCAGCTTCCGCTTGGGCTACAAGTACTAAACCTGGTGACGTTATTACATTAGCAGGTCCAGGTTCGAGCAAAGGCTTAAATGAACATTACAGCTGGGTACTCCTAGCAGGCGATATGACTGCTCTTCCCACTATTAGAAATCACCTTGCGGCACTTCCCTCTCGTGCCAAAGGTTATGCAGTAATTAAAATTGAAGATAAGCAAGATGCGGTTTCGCTGGAAAGGCCCGATGGGGTTAGAGTGATATGGGAGCATGAGAAGTCTTTGCCCTACCGCCTTTCACAGCTAGATTGGTTAGAAGGTGATCCTACCGTTTGGGTTGCGTGTGAATTCTCCGATATGCGGGCGATACGTACATGGCTTGGGAGTGAAAAAAAAGTGGCTCACGAAAGACTGTATATCAGTAGCTACTGGAAAAAAGGTTGTAGCGAAGATCAACACAAAATAGAGAAAAGGCAGGATAGTGAAGCCTTCGCCAAAACCTTAGCTTAA
- a CDS encoding CsbD family protein: protein MNSDRIEGNWKEMKGKVQQKWGKLTDDDLDVIDGRREELVGKIQQEYGKTRDEAEKEVDAYFN from the coding sequence ATGAACAGTGATCGTATTGAAGGTAATTGGAAAGAAATGAAAGGTAAGGTTCAACAGAAGTGGGGGAAACTTACCGACGACGACTTAGATGTGATAGACGGCCGCCGTGAAGAACTAGTGGGAAAAATTCAGCAGGAGTACGGCAAAACCCGTGATGAGGCTGAAAAAGAGGTAGACGCATACTTCAATTAA